Proteins encoded by one window of Swingsia samuiensis:
- a CDS encoding sugar porter family MFS transporter: protein MVGIATVRSDSSSEDLQPSTTRATILGILAALAGLMFGLDTGVVAGALPFIATDFHASDALQGWIVSSMMAGAAFGSLIAGRVSARFGRTGAMLFAAILFLAGTLFCACATLPSILIIGRIFLGFAVGIAAFAAPLYISEITVESARGAMISFYQLMVSLGIFLAFISDSLLASGGHWRWMLGIMAVPAIIFLGIVLILPHSPRWLMMRGKKDHARRVLKSLRSDEEVAEAELADIQARLQKSSDAGWRLFKSNPNFRRTVFLGILLQVMQQLTGINALLYYAPRVFQAAHFGTNAAIWATTLVGLVNMTLTGVAIMCVDKWGRRPLLILSCVIAGTSLLGVGVLLALGAQTFSAQLALCGFVLLFVAGFAIGEGPLVWTLCSEVQPTRGRDFGIGCSTVTNWVANWAISNTFPLVMGHYGAAKTFMLFAAFNGLFALVTLMFVPETKGVSLETLETNLFAGKRLRDLGR from the coding sequence ATGGTAGGGATTGCTACAGTTCGTAGTGATAGCTCTTCTGAGGATCTGCAACCTAGTACAACTAGGGCGACAATACTTGGAATTCTTGCTGCATTAGCTGGGTTGATGTTTGGTTTGGATACAGGGGTGGTTGCTGGTGCGCTTCCCTTTATCGCTACAGATTTTCATGCCAGTGATGCATTACAGGGGTGGATTGTTTCATCCATGATGGCAGGAGCGGCATTTGGCTCATTAATTGCCGGTCGTGTTTCTGCTCGTTTTGGGCGCACAGGCGCCATGTTGTTTGCCGCGATATTGTTCCTCGCTGGAACATTGTTTTGTGCGTGTGCAACTTTGCCTTCTATTTTAATTATAGGACGTATTTTCTTGGGGTTTGCCGTAGGAATTGCGGCCTTTGCTGCGCCTTTGTATATCTCCGAGATTACCGTAGAATCTGCACGCGGCGCCATGATTTCGTTTTATCAGCTCATGGTTTCGCTGGGTATTTTTCTTGCTTTTATCTCGGATAGTTTATTGGCATCCGGTGGTCATTGGCGCTGGATGCTTGGGATTATGGCAGTTCCGGCTATTATCTTTCTTGGAATTGTTTTGATCTTACCTCATAGCCCACGTTGGTTGATGATGAGAGGGAAGAAAGATCATGCGAGACGTGTTTTAAAAAGTCTTCGTTCTGATGAAGAAGTGGCCGAAGCTGAGTTAGCTGATATTCAAGCTCGTTTACAAAAGAGCAGTGATGCTGGGTGGAGACTTTTTAAGAGTAATCCAAATTTTCGTAGAACAGTTTTCTTAGGCATTCTGCTTCAAGTGATGCAGCAGCTCACTGGGATTAATGCTCTTTTATATTACGCTCCACGTGTTTTCCAAGCGGCGCATTTTGGAACGAATGCAGCTATTTGGGCGACAACACTTGTTGGTCTGGTAAATATGACGCTTACCGGGGTGGCAATTATGTGTGTCGATAAATGGGGAAGACGTCCGTTACTGATTTTGAGTTGTGTGATTGCAGGCACATCACTTTTGGGTGTGGGGGTACTCTTGGCGCTAGGAGCGCAGACTTTTAGTGCTCAGCTTGCTTTATGTGGCTTTGTTCTGCTGTTTGTTGCGGGTTTTGCTATTGGTGAAGGGCCTTTAGTTTGGACTTTATGCTCTGAAGTTCAACCGACAAGAGGCAGAGACTTTGGAATTGGTTGTTCCACGGTAACAAATTGGGTTGCTAACTGGGCTATATCGAATACATTCCCACTCGTAATGGGGCATTATGGAGCGGCTAAAACATTTATGTTGTTCGCAGCTTTTAATGGTTTGTTTGCTCTTGTTACACTAATGTTCGTTCCAGAAACCAAAGGCGTCTCTTTGGAAACGCTGGAAACTAATCTTTTTGCAGGAAAACGTCTCAGAGATCTGGGGCGTTAG
- a CDS encoding MFS transporter: MKTMPADLSDAAYDSKRHAGLYGARRIKAVSAVLLALLLSILDYAIANVALPAIALDFHEPSSRAIWVVNAYQMASLSCLLPLAAFGARVGFARMSQLGIILFFIASIACALSQNLMELILARALQGVGGACIMSVNIALVRFIYPHSELGKGIALNGLFVGVGVALGPVIGSMVLSVARWPWIFWINLPLALAAFVMAHVALPKTPRSSEAIDWIGSGVTVAAFALVGVGLDSVMHAEFLFGGLLVAIGALCWGFLLHYQKTKREPIVPIDLLKRKPFLLACMVGFLGFVASNLYIVAMPFTLAFAFHRDDATVGLLISPWAVGTASMSFVVGKVADRFPASILSSMGLFLTAIGFFLLWQLPLDASNTSIALRSLVAGWGFGLFQPPNNRAIMVSAPPGREGSASGMLSVARLGGQTTGALLVAGLFTMFAHPAFVCLGCAMVVALLGSILSLGRRFIA, translated from the coding sequence ATGAAAACAATGCCGGCTGATCTGTCAGACGCAGCCTATGATTCGAAACGTCACGCTGGGCTTTATGGAGCTCGGCGGATAAAAGCAGTTTCAGCAGTTCTTCTGGCACTGCTTTTATCTATTTTAGATTACGCTATTGCAAATGTGGCGTTGCCGGCTATTGCCCTTGATTTTCATGAACCTTCCTCACGCGCTATTTGGGTTGTAAATGCCTATCAAATGGCAAGTTTGTCGTGTTTGTTGCCTTTAGCAGCGTTTGGGGCACGAGTTGGCTTTGCTCGCATGAGCCAGCTTGGCATTATTTTGTTTTTTATTGCATCGATTGCTTGTGCGCTTTCTCAAAACCTTATGGAGTTAATTTTGGCTCGTGCGCTTCAGGGCGTAGGCGGGGCGTGTATTATGAGTGTTAATATTGCGCTTGTGCGTTTTATTTATCCTCATTCAGAGTTGGGTAAAGGGATTGCTTTAAACGGGCTTTTTGTCGGTGTGGGTGTTGCGTTAGGCCCGGTTATTGGGTCTATGGTGCTTTCCGTTGCTCGTTGGCCTTGGATTTTCTGGATTAATTTGCCACTTGCTTTAGCTGCGTTTGTTATGGCGCATGTGGCATTGCCTAAAACCCCACGCAGTTCAGAGGCGATTGATTGGATTGGGTCAGGCGTAACTGTTGCAGCGTTTGCTCTTGTCGGCGTAGGCCTAGATAGTGTGATGCATGCTGAATTTTTATTCGGCGGCCTTCTGGTGGCGATTGGCGCTTTGTGTTGGGGCTTCTTATTACATTATCAAAAGACCAAAAGGGAGCCGATTGTTCCTATTGATCTTTTAAAGCGTAAGCCGTTTCTGCTGGCATGTATGGTTGGTTTCTTAGGCTTTGTGGCTTCTAACCTCTATATTGTTGCCATGCCTTTTACATTGGCTTTTGCTTTTCATCGGGATGACGCCACCGTTGGGCTTCTTATTTCTCCATGGGCAGTGGGGACTGCCTCTATGTCTTTTGTAGTAGGGAAGGTTGCTGATCGTTTCCCCGCATCGATTTTATCATCAATGGGCCTTTTTTTAACAGCCATTGGCTTTTTCTTGTTATGGCAGCTTCCACTGGATGCCAGTAATACGTCCATTGCGCTACGTTCATTAGTTGCAGGCTGGGGGTTCGGCTTGTTTCAACCGCCTAATAATAGAGCGATCATGGTATCTGCTCCTCCCGGGCGGGAAGGGAGTGCCAGTGGTATGTTGTCTGTCGCCCGCTTAGGAGGTCAGACGACTGGGGCTTTATTGGTCGCGGGATTATTCACAATGTTTGCGCATCCTGCTTTTGTCTGCTTGGGATGTGCAATGGTTGTTGCTTTATTAGGGTCGATACTAAGTTTGGGGCGTCGTTTTATTGCTTAA
- a CDS encoding class I SAM-dependent methyltransferase — MKNALHNPFDFIKQNTIIETPSLVPEIPLYLATEITPIWQASESFLEQTGIEPPFWAFAWPGSQLIARFMLDNPHYVQNKRIWDIACGCGLAGIAAAKSNASYVLANDIDPMAITASQINADLNQIQLETTINNLIGTKPDCDLLVIGDVCYNKEMADTIIPWLLECSQYCDVWLCDPGRHYAPKLELKILAQDHVPTTLELESQLSRKTTLFSLSNKTTPQT; from the coding sequence ATGAAAAACGCCCTTCACAACCCTTTCGATTTTATCAAACAAAATACCATCATTGAAACACCAAGCCTCGTTCCTGAAATTCCATTATATCTTGCCACAGAAATCACACCCATCTGGCAAGCCAGTGAAAGTTTTCTAGAACAAACCGGCATTGAACCTCCCTTTTGGGCTTTTGCTTGGCCGGGTAGCCAACTAATTGCCCGTTTTATGCTGGATAATCCCCATTATGTTCAAAATAAACGGATATGGGATATTGCTTGTGGGTGTGGGTTAGCAGGAATTGCCGCAGCAAAGTCTAACGCAAGCTACGTCCTAGCGAATGATATTGACCCAATGGCAATTACAGCATCACAAATCAATGCTGACCTTAACCAGATCCAACTGGAAACGACTATAAACAATCTCATCGGGACTAAGCCTGACTGTGATTTATTAGTCATAGGGGATGTATGCTATAATAAGGAAATGGCCGATACGATCATTCCATGGCTTTTGGAATGCAGCCAATATTGTGATGTATGGTTATGTGACCCTGGGAGACATTATGCTCCCAAACTCGAATTAAAAATTCTTGCTCAAGATCATGTTCCCACAACCCTAGAACTTGAAAGTCAGTTATCTCGCAAAACGACCTTGTTCAGTTTAAGCAATAAAACGACGCCCCAAACTTAG
- the ubiA gene encoding 4-hydroxybenzoate octaprenyltransferase: MNKNILHTDIHLKGLIGQLPEPWRSYALLARLDRPVGTWLLLLPGVWGLFLAPNASLTTRLIDTALFAFGSLVMRSAGCVVNDIWDRDIDAKVSRTAGRPLASGALSLKQALQLLAFLLTCGLCVLLCLPKICWALAPLALLLVALYPAAKRVTWWPQLVMGFTFGFGAPMGYAAAAQKIDLNGCLLYLAVIIWQLGFDTIYGFQDMEDDARIGVRSTSRLMEKKARPFIMVCYVLMITLLAITAIHAKLHLFFWPFFITASALLLSQASKVNPYDAPKSLSQFRQNVPIGFLIACAFILGRL, encoded by the coding sequence ATGAATAAAAATATTCTCCATACCGATATTCATCTTAAAGGCCTAATTGGGCAGCTGCCTGAACCATGGCGTTCTTACGCCCTTCTTGCGCGCCTTGACCGCCCTGTAGGAACATGGCTTTTGCTTCTTCCGGGCGTATGGGGATTGTTTTTAGCACCAAATGCAAGCTTAACAACACGCTTAATCGATACGGCTCTCTTTGCCTTTGGTTCACTCGTCATGCGATCCGCTGGATGTGTCGTCAACGATATATGGGACCGTGATATTGATGCAAAAGTAAGCCGCACTGCCGGACGGCCTTTAGCCAGCGGAGCGCTTTCCCTTAAACAGGCCCTACAGCTTCTTGCTTTTCTCCTCACATGCGGGCTCTGTGTTCTCCTCTGCTTACCCAAAATCTGTTGGGCTCTTGCTCCATTAGCTCTCCTTCTGGTCGCTCTTTACCCCGCAGCTAAGCGTGTCACATGGTGGCCACAACTTGTTATGGGGTTTACTTTTGGCTTTGGCGCTCCAATGGGATATGCGGCGGCGGCTCAAAAGATCGATCTTAATGGATGTCTGCTCTACCTTGCTGTCATTATCTGGCAGCTCGGCTTTGATACCATTTATGGCTTTCAGGATATGGAAGATGATGCCCGTATTGGAGTACGCTCAACATCCCGCCTGATGGAGAAAAAAGCCAGACCGTTTATCATGGTCTGCTACGTTCTCATGATTACACTCCTCGCCATAACAGCCATTCATGCCAAACTACATCTTTTCTTTTGGCCTTTCTTTATTACGGCTTCTGCTCTTTTATTATCTCAAGCCTCTAAGGTTAATCCTTATGATGCGCCTAAAAGCCTCTCACAGTTTCGACAGAACGTGCCTATTGGCTTTTTAATAGCCTGTGCATTCATATTGGGGCGCCTTTAA
- a CDS encoding 16S rRNA (uracil(1498)-N(3))-methyltransferase: MSRSDPRLYLAPSETVFSEGVSLSLMPGQAHYLGNVMRQNIGDTLRVFNARDGEWSATIDALRKQQGQIVLQSLVRQPQATQGVELLFAPLKRDATELVIRMGTELGVTSFRPVVTERTNTHRLNLERLSLIATEAAEQCERLDVPEIFPLVPLKEVLYEWPEEKVLYAALERRTGEKTGVKASALLIGPEGGFSDQEAIMLEQHPAVRSLSLGSLVLKAETAVCSGLSRLSVNL, from the coding sequence ATGAGTCGATCAGATCCACGTCTTTATCTTGCACCTTCTGAAACTGTATTTAGTGAAGGGGTAAGTTTGTCTCTCATGCCTGGGCAAGCCCATTATCTTGGGAATGTTATGAGGCAGAATATTGGAGATACGCTCCGAGTTTTCAACGCTCGCGATGGGGAGTGGAGCGCTACGATAGATGCTTTGCGTAAACAGCAAGGGCAGATTGTTTTGCAATCTCTTGTAAGGCAGCCTCAGGCGACGCAAGGGGTTGAGCTTCTTTTTGCGCCATTAAAGCGTGATGCAACTGAACTCGTTATTCGGATGGGGACAGAGCTTGGGGTTACTTCTTTTCGACCTGTGGTGACAGAGAGGACAAATACTCATCGTTTAAATTTGGAGCGTTTGTCTTTAATTGCGACAGAAGCTGCAGAGCAGTGTGAACGGTTGGATGTCCCTGAGATTTTTCCTTTGGTTCCGTTAAAGGAAGTTCTTTACGAATGGCCTGAAGAAAAGGTTTTGTATGCCGCATTGGAGCGCCGTACGGGAGAAAAAACGGGAGTGAAAGCATCAGCTCTTCTGATTGGGCCTGAAGGCGGGTTTTCCGATCAGGAAGCAATTATGTTAGAACAGCATCCTGCGGTAAGATCTCTTTCTTTAGGTTCTCTGGTGCTTAAGGCAGAAACAGCCGTTTGCTCTGGCCTGTCACGATTAAGTGTCAATTTGTGA
- a CDS encoding glutamate--cysteine ligase — translation MSNPGTSNSSPIENRAQLVEVLERGCKPKSEWKIGTEHEKFGFVLPGQADGREPLSPPPYAPQGIGAILKDIEGDDWAGVYDGDALIGLAGRNAQKGRSFSLEPAGQLELSGAPLVSLHDTQKEMEEHFDLVKSASSKLGLGFLPFGFQPLWPRDAMPWMPKSRYGIMRKYMPKVGTLGLDMMTRTCTVQVNLDFSDEADMARKMRVSLALQPLATAIFANSPFVEGKTNGYQSNRARIWLDTDNERAGQPFLFFQEDFSFEKYVDWVLDVPMYFVSRDGKYIDASGCSFRKWLNGESQSALDGLIPTIGDFEDHITTAFPDVRLKQFLEMRGADAGRPEMMVGQSAFWVGLLYDPATLVEVEKLVKEQPWEVYQQLRSDVPQKGMHADFPGGLKALAKRVVALAEQGLRARVRNEASFLDPIHLIADGGPNQAEYWRALYEGAWGGNVKPLFKEASI, via the coding sequence ATGTCCAATCCTGGTACATCTAACAGCTCACCGATTGAAAACCGGGCACAATTGGTTGAAGTTCTGGAAAGAGGGTGCAAACCTAAATCCGAATGGAAGATCGGAACAGAGCATGAAAAGTTTGGCTTTGTTCTTCCCGGGCAGGCAGATGGGCGGGAGCCTCTGTCACCTCCGCCATATGCTCCACAAGGGATTGGAGCAATTCTGAAGGATATAGAAGGGGATGATTGGGCGGGTGTATATGATGGAGATGCACTCATTGGCCTTGCTGGACGGAATGCACAAAAAGGACGCTCGTTTTCGCTAGAGCCTGCTGGCCAGTTGGAGCTGTCGGGTGCCCCTTTGGTATCGTTGCATGATACTCAAAAAGAGATGGAGGAGCATTTTGATTTAGTCAAAAGCGCCTCCTCTAAGCTTGGGCTAGGTTTTTTACCGTTCGGTTTTCAGCCTTTGTGGCCACGTGATGCTATGCCATGGATGCCGAAAAGCCGTTACGGTATTATGCGAAAATATATGCCAAAGGTGGGTACTCTTGGCCTTGATATGATGACCCGGACTTGCACTGTACAAGTTAATCTTGATTTCAGTGATGAAGCAGACATGGCGCGAAAAATGCGCGTTTCTTTGGCTTTACAGCCATTAGCGACAGCCATTTTTGCTAACTCGCCGTTTGTTGAAGGAAAAACAAATGGCTATCAATCCAACCGAGCCCGTATTTGGCTGGACACGGATAATGAAAGAGCAGGGCAGCCTTTTCTCTTTTTCCAAGAAGATTTTAGTTTTGAAAAATACGTGGATTGGGTTTTGGATGTTCCCATGTATTTTGTATCACGTGATGGTAAATACATTGATGCCAGCGGGTGCTCGTTCCGCAAATGGCTCAATGGTGAATCTCAAAGTGCTCTGGATGGTCTAATCCCAACTATTGGAGATTTTGAAGATCATATAACCACGGCTTTTCCGGATGTTCGTTTAAAGCAGTTTTTGGAAATGCGTGGCGCAGATGCAGGACGGCCAGAGATGATGGTTGGTCAATCTGCGTTCTGGGTCGGTCTGCTTTATGATCCAGCAACGCTGGTGGAAGTAGAGAAGCTGGTAAAAGAACAGCCGTGGGAGGTTTATCAGCAGTTGCGCTCAGATGTTCCTCAAAAAGGAATGCATGCTGATTTTCCGGGAGGATTAAAAGCACTGGCAAAACGGGTTGTGGCCTTGGCAGAGCAAGGATTGCGGGCTCGGGTCCGGAATGAAGCCTCATTTTTGGATCCGATTCATCTGATAGCAGATGGAGGCCCTAATCAGGCGGAATATTGGCGCGCTCTATATGAGGGTGCGTGGGGAGGGAATGTAAAACCCCTTTTCAAGGAAGCTTCAATTTAA
- a CDS encoding LolA family protein, protein MIKKNVMKAALACVLLTGAALPSVSWAQAVPAQLRPTDQGWIARIQDQLGEIVTLQARFQQTAPDGKVTTGIAFLDRPGRMRFAYDKPSPLLLVANDGKVVFQDKSIDQVTAMPLNQTPLGLLLRPDLKLSGDVTVSGFIHQNGQIHLQLQKTSSPGEGTLTLQFSETPLAFQGWTVVDAQGRMTRIALSDIHTGGTLSQSLFKLPKAEN, encoded by the coding sequence ATGATAAAGAAAAATGTGATGAAAGCTGCTTTGGCGTGTGTTTTGTTAACTGGAGCGGCTTTGCCTTCGGTTTCTTGGGCGCAAGCTGTTCCTGCACAACTACGTCCGACCGACCAAGGGTGGATTGCACGCATTCAAGATCAGTTGGGTGAAATTGTAACATTACAGGCCCGTTTTCAGCAGACAGCACCAGATGGAAAAGTAACGACAGGAATAGCTTTCTTAGACCGCCCCGGCCGGATGCGGTTTGCTTATGATAAGCCTAGTCCTTTGTTGCTTGTCGCTAATGATGGCAAGGTCGTTTTTCAAGATAAAAGCATTGATCAAGTGACAGCAATGCCGCTGAATCAGACGCCTTTGGGCTTGCTTCTAAGGCCTGATCTGAAATTATCTGGAGATGTAACGGTGTCTGGCTTTATTCATCAAAATGGCCAGATTCATCTTCAGCTTCAAAAGACGTCCTCCCCAGGAGAAGGGACGTTAACGTTACAGTTTTCAGAAACCCCGCTTGCTTTTCAGGGATGGACTGTTGTCGATGCACAAGGGCGTATGACCCGTATTGCTCTGTCTGATATTCATACAGGCGGCACTCTTTCACAATCTTTGTTTAAGCTGCCAAAAGCAGAGAATTAA
- the rsmI gene encoding 16S rRNA (cytidine(1402)-2'-O)-methyltransferase, translated as MQMSEKSYSPETPFIDMADTETTASPSNSCSRNGGELILVATPIGNLSDISERAINTLNSVEAILCEDTRVTAKLLLSRNITTPTRTLHDHNEQDRTPFLVEKLLNGARFAVVSDAGTPLVSDPGYRLVRAAIAAGITITAIPGANAVITALTLSGLPPQPFTFLGFPPPRSDARKNGFLTLRAVEQAGLSSTLIWYEAPHRLIDTLTDMIDVFGSDREAAVGRELTKKFEEMIRGRLADVLAHFQSTAPRGEITLLLGPADETDSSAQDLDTHLIEALRTHSVKDAATLVSGIIKLPKRTVYARALELSKELKS; from the coding sequence ATGCAAATGTCCGAAAAATCATATTCCCCTGAAACTCCCTTTATCGATATGGCTGACACTGAAACAACAGCGTCTCCTTCGAACTCTTGCTCAAGAAATGGCGGAGAACTGATATTAGTTGCAACACCAATCGGCAACCTCTCCGACATAAGCGAACGCGCTATTAACACTTTGAATTCTGTTGAAGCTATTCTCTGTGAAGATACCCGCGTGACAGCAAAACTTCTTCTTTCACGCAATATAACAACACCAACAAGAACACTCCACGACCACAACGAACAAGACAGAACTCCGTTCCTTGTCGAAAAACTCCTTAATGGTGCTCGTTTCGCTGTCGTTTCTGATGCAGGGACACCTCTTGTCTCAGATCCGGGTTATCGCCTTGTGCGCGCCGCTATTGCCGCAGGCATTACAATAACAGCTATTCCCGGAGCAAATGCAGTTATAACTGCACTTACTCTTTCTGGCCTACCACCTCAACCTTTCACATTTTTAGGGTTTCCGCCTCCACGCAGCGATGCACGCAAAAATGGCTTTCTTACTTTGCGCGCTGTAGAACAAGCCGGCCTCAGCTCAACACTCATCTGGTATGAAGCCCCGCACCGTCTTATTGATACACTTACCGATATGATCGACGTTTTTGGTTCTGACCGTGAAGCTGCTGTAGGGCGAGAATTAACCAAGAAATTCGAAGAAATGATCCGCGGTCGCCTTGCAGACGTCTTAGCTCACTTCCAATCCACCGCGCCTCGAGGGGAAATTACCCTCCTTCTTGGCCCAGCAGATGAGACTGACAGCAGCGCTCAAGACCTTGATACACACCTCATCGAAGCGTTAAGGACCCATTCCGTCAAAGATGCAGCCACTTTAGTATCAGGAATTATAAAACTCCCAAAACGCACTGTATATGCTCGCGCTCTTGAACTCTCCAAAGAGCTCAAGAGCTAA
- a CDS encoding penicillin-binding protein activator, giving the protein MRHIRKGVSAGFATGAIFTLAACSSFGGGSASPDVGNGQVGQASLPGAHDVGLIIPLTGRYAPIGMRMRDAAKLALAKQGSPALDVHDSNAAGGAAKAAEDAISRGDAILLGPLTATDTSVVAPLAINAGTPELAFTSDTTLARPGVWVMGLTPEQQVRRMVDAAKAIGKTSFAAFLPDNPLGHAMAEGLQRACSDAGLKEPQIAFHATDGKDIDDGLKTLSAIADRQQTTPSTPAVPDASSSAPSTGPSAIDPTAEISSNIGKDATASIPPAGTPSTSGTNAVSPPKATTKTAPPPFDALVLADTGLQLGKVIKALQADHINSTQVQIMGPALWKAFDGKLGALHGAWYTAPDSQSRNGYVAQYKAVYHQSPSPVTDFAYDSAALAGVVMAQGAPTQSALTRSDGYMGVDGLFRLRADGHVTRGLAVFQIQRGGGAHIIVPASREIGSHPS; this is encoded by the coding sequence ATGAGGCATATACGCAAGGGTGTTAGCGCTGGATTTGCTACCGGGGCTATTTTTACATTGGCTGCATGTTCTTCTTTTGGAGGGGGCTCTGCTTCGCCAGATGTGGGGAACGGACAAGTAGGACAAGCATCTTTGCCTGGCGCGCATGATGTGGGATTGATTATTCCACTAACAGGACGTTATGCCCCTATCGGAATGCGAATGAGAGATGCTGCCAAATTGGCTTTGGCAAAACAGGGCTCTCCGGCATTGGATGTTCATGATAGTAACGCAGCAGGAGGGGCCGCAAAGGCCGCAGAGGATGCCATTTCGCGTGGCGATGCGATTTTGCTTGGTCCGTTAACCGCAACGGATACTTCTGTTGTAGCACCGCTGGCCATAAACGCAGGCACGCCTGAATTGGCATTTACGAGTGATACGACTTTAGCTCGGCCGGGTGTTTGGGTGATGGGACTAACCCCAGAGCAGCAAGTACGGCGTATGGTTGATGCAGCGAAGGCCATTGGAAAGACGAGCTTTGCTGCATTCTTGCCAGATAATCCTCTTGGGCATGCAATGGCAGAGGGTTTGCAGCGCGCCTGTAGTGATGCAGGTTTAAAAGAGCCGCAAATTGCTTTTCATGCTACAGATGGAAAAGATATTGATGATGGCTTGAAAACATTATCTGCTATTGCGGATCGTCAACAGACAACACCTTCTACACCGGCTGTGCCTGACGCAAGTTCATCCGCGCCTTCAACTGGACCGTCGGCAATTGATCCAACTGCTGAAATATCTAGCAATATAGGGAAGGATGCCACAGCTTCGATTCCGCCTGCTGGTACCCCTTCAACGAGTGGGACGAACGCGGTATCTCCACCAAAAGCGACCACAAAAACCGCACCACCACCGTTTGATGCACTTGTGCTGGCTGATACAGGGTTACAGTTAGGTAAAGTGATTAAAGCGTTGCAGGCCGATCATATTAATTCCACTCAGGTGCAAATTATGGGGCCTGCTTTGTGGAAAGCTTTTGATGGGAAGTTGGGAGCGCTTCACGGGGCATGGTATACGGCACCCGATTCGCAGTCTCGTAACGGATATGTTGCTCAGTATAAGGCGGTGTATCATCAGTCACCTTCTCCTGTGACGGACTTTGCTTATGATTCGGCAGCTTTAGCAGGTGTCGTGATGGCGCAAGGAGCGCCAACTCAATCTGCTTTGACACGCTCAGATGGGTATATGGGAGTGGATGGATTGTTCCGCCTCAGAGCGGACGGTCATGTAACGCGTGGATTGGCTGTTTTTCAGATTCAACGTGGAGGTGGAGCACATATCATTGTGCCTGCATCACGTGAGATTGGCTCTCATCCAAGCTAG
- a CDS encoding lysophospholipid acyltransferase family protein encodes MTSFLYKIEGFIAKSLIRGIRALPPAYASNLGGYISRFIGPLLPVSHIANRNLQLAFPHLSKQKRHKIIKECWENLGRTVTEFPHIGYLKKNTTSGPGWRVEGEEHLIAAHATGRPVIFFSGHIGNWELMPPVVARYGMPFASFYRAASNPIIDSLIKDLRTQAMQQDVPMFAKGAKGARLALKHISQGNHLGILGDQKMNDGIQAKLFNLPTMTASAAAVFALRHNTIIITGHVRREGPARLVLVVDPPLEPTISSNRQQDVLALTQQFNDRLQQWIEENPGSWLWLHRRWDKSLYKRN; translated from the coding sequence ATGACTTCTTTCTTGTATAAAATTGAAGGCTTTATTGCCAAAAGCCTTATCCGTGGGATACGCGCTTTACCTCCCGCATATGCCTCTAATCTTGGTGGTTATATCTCTCGTTTTATAGGGCCTTTGCTTCCCGTATCTCACATTGCAAACCGCAACTTACAATTAGCTTTTCCACACCTGTCTAAACAAAAAAGACACAAAATTATTAAAGAATGTTGGGAAAACCTCGGCAGAACAGTTACAGAATTTCCACATATTGGTTACCTGAAAAAAAACACGACATCTGGCCCAGGCTGGCGAGTTGAAGGCGAGGAGCACCTTATTGCTGCTCACGCCACTGGCCGGCCTGTCATATTTTTTTCAGGACATATTGGAAATTGGGAGCTCATGCCACCTGTTGTCGCTCGATATGGGATGCCTTTTGCTTCTTTTTATCGCGCTGCCAGCAATCCAATTATTGATTCCCTCATTAAGGACCTCCGCACACAAGCTATGCAACAAGATGTCCCTATGTTTGCCAAAGGAGCAAAAGGAGCGCGGCTTGCTCTTAAACATATCTCTCAAGGCAATCATTTAGGTATCTTGGGAGATCAAAAAATGAACGATGGGATACAAGCTAAGCTGTTTAATCTCCCCACCATGACAGCTTCTGCCGCAGCCGTGTTCGCTCTGCGCCATAATACCATTATCATCACCGGGCACGTCCGTAGAGAAGGCCCTGCCCGATTAGTTCTGGTGGTGGACCCACCTTTGGAGCCAACCATCTCGTCAAACCGTCAACAAGATGTCTTGGCCCTTACCCAACAATTTAATGATCGTCTCCAACAATGGATTGAAGAAAACCCGGGATCATGGCTATGGCTTCATCGGAGATGGGACAAATCGCTTTATAAGAGAAATTAG